The following coding sequences lie in one Arachis ipaensis cultivar K30076 chromosome B03, Araip1.1, whole genome shotgun sequence genomic window:
- the LOC107631108 gene encoding inositol-3-phosphate synthase gives MFIESFKVESPNVKYTETEIQSVYNYETTELVHENKNGTYQWVVKPKTVKYEFKTNTHVPKLGVMLVGWGGNNGSTLTGGVIANREGISWATKDKIQQANYFGSLTQASAIRVGSYQGEEIYAPFKSLLPMVNPDEIVFGGWDISNMNLADAMGRAKVFDIDLQKQLRPYMESMVPLPGIYDPDFIAANQEERANNVIKGTKKEQVQQIIKDIKAFKEANKVEKVVVLWTANTERYSNVVVGLNDTMENLLSALDRNESEISPSTLYALACILENVPFINGSPQNTFVPGLIDLSINRNSLIGGDDFKSGQTKMKSVLVDFLVGAGIKPTSIVSYNHLGNNDGMNLSAPQTFRSKEISKSNVVDDMVNSNGILYEPGEHPDHVVVIKYVPYVGDSKRAMDEYTSEIFMGGKNTIVLHNTCEDSLLAAPIILDLVLLAELSTRIQFKAENEGKFHSFHPVATILSYLTKAPLVPPGTPVVNALSKQRAMLENILRACVGLAPENNMILEYK, from the exons ATGTTTATCGAGAGTTTTAAGGTTGAGAGTCCTAACGTGAAGTACACAGAGACTGAGATTCAGTCCGTGTACAACTATGAAACCACTGAACTTGTTCACGAGAACAAGAATGGCACTTATCAATGGGTTGTCAAGCCCAAGACCGTCAAATATGAATTTAAAACTAACACCCATGTCCCTAAACTAGG GGTAATGCTTGTGGGGTGGGGTGGAAACAACGGTTCAACCCTCACTGGTGGTGTTATTGCTAACAGAGA GGGTATCTCATGGGCAACAAAGGACAAGATTCAACAAGCCAATTATTTTGGGTCCTTGACCCAGGCATCAGCCATCAGAGTGGGGTCTTATCAAGGGGAGGAAATCTATGCCCCTTTCAAGAGCCTCCTTCCAATG GTAAACCCGGATGAGATTGTGTTCGGAGGATGGGATATCAGCAACATGAACCTGGCTGATGCGATGGGGAGGGCGAAGGTTTTCGACATTGATCTCCAGAAACAGTTGAGGCCTTACATGGAATCCATGGTTCCACTTCCCGGTATCTACGACCCTGACTTCATCGCTGCCAACCAAGAAGAACGCGCCAACAACGTGATTAAGGGCACTAAGAAAGAACAAGTTCAACAGATCATCAAAGACATTAA gGCGTTTAAGGAAGCTAACAAAGTGGAGAAGGTGGTTGTTCTATGGACTGCGAATACAGAGAGGTACAGTAACGTGGTTGTGGGACTGAATGACACGATGGAAAACCTCTTAAGTGCCTTGGACAGGAACGAGTCCGAGATCTCTCCCTCCACCTTGTATGCCTTGGCCTGTATCTTGGAGAATGTTCCTTTCATCAATGGAAGCCCCCAGAACACTTTTGTCCCTGGCCTCATTGATCTCTCCATCAACAGGAACAGCTTGATTGGCGGCGATGACTTTAAGAGTGGCCAGACCAAAATGAAATCAGTCTTGGTCGATTTCCTGGTCGGGGCTGGCATCAAG CCAACATCAATAGTGAGCTACAACCATCTTGGGAATAACGATGGAATGAACCTATCAGCCCCACAAACTTTCCGCTCCAAGGAAATCTCCAAGAGCAACGTTGTTGATGATATGGTCAACAGCAATGGCATCCTCTACGAGCCTGGCGAGCACCCTGACCATGTAGTCGTTATTAAG TATGTGCCATATGTGGGGGACAGCAAGAGAGCCATGGATGAATACACTTCGGAGATATTCATGGGTGGCAAGAACACAATCGTGTTGCACAACACCTGCGAGGATTCCCTCTTAGCCGCACCTATTATCTTGGACTTGGTCCTCCTTGCTGAGCTCAGCACCCGTATTCAGTTCAAAGCTGAAAATGAG GGCAAGTTTCACTCGTTCCACCCGGTTGCCACTATCCTGAGTTACCTCACCAAGGCCCCTCTT GTTCCACCTGGTACACCAGTAGTGAATGCACTGTCAAAGCAGAGAGCCATGCTGGAAAACATCCTCAGAGCTTGCGTTGGCTTGGCTCCTGAGAACAATATGATTCTCGAGTACAAGTGA